One Hyphomicrobiales bacterium genomic window carries:
- the doeA gene encoding ectoine hydrolase DoeA (DoeA (degradation of ectoine A) is also called EutD (ectoine utilization D).): MTDAVLNFSRDEYAQRIAKTRVAMAAANVDVIVVTDPSNMAWLTGYDGWSFYTHQAVILSMEGDPIWWGRGMDALGAKRTVFMPHENIVGYDDTYVQNAEKHPHETLAILIKEKGWAKATIGVELDNYYFSAAAYQTLTNNLRDATFQDTTGLVNWQRAIKSETEITYMRRAARIVEKMHAMIVERAEPGLKKNELVAEIYHTSIIGADGHWGDYTSMVPMTPSGMNATAPHLTWDDTPFKTGESTFFEIAGAYRHYQCPQSRTLFLGDAPQKYLDAEKAVLEAVEAGLEQAKPGNRCEDIANAFNATLNKLGFEKDSRCGYAIGLSYPPDWGERTMSFRRGDQSILQAGMTFHFMPALWLDDGGLEITEPLLITENGYECLCNTPREMTIKR, translated from the coding sequence ATGACCGATGCTGTTCTCAACTTTTCAAGAGATGAATACGCCCAGCGGATCGCGAAAACGCGGGTCGCAATGGCTGCTGCCAATGTTGACGTGATCGTCGTCACCGACCCTTCCAACATGGCATGGCTTACCGGCTACGATGGCTGGTCTTTTTACACCCATCAAGCCGTTATTCTTTCCATGGAAGGCGATCCGATCTGGTGGGGCCGCGGCATGGATGCTTTGGGCGCTAAGCGTACCGTTTTTATGCCCCATGAGAACATCGTTGGTTATGACGACACCTATGTTCAAAACGCTGAAAAACATCCCCATGAAACGCTGGCCATACTGATCAAAGAGAAAGGTTGGGCGAAGGCTACTATTGGCGTTGAGCTTGATAATTATTATTTCTCCGCTGCCGCCTATCAAACGCTCACCAACAATCTAAGAGATGCCACTTTTCAAGACACAACAGGATTGGTGAACTGGCAACGGGCGATCAAGAGCGAAACCGAAATCACCTATATGCGGCGGGCGGCTCGTATTGTTGAGAAGATGCACGCGATGATCGTCGAGCGGGCGGAACCGGGTTTGAAGAAGAACGAACTTGTCGCTGAGATTTATCACACTTCCATCATTGGTGCAGATGGGCATTGGGGCGATTACACGTCAATGGTCCCGATGACGCCGTCAGGCATGAACGCTACCGCACCGCATCTCACATGGGATGATACGCCGTTTAAAACTGGAGAGAGCACCTTCTTTGAAATCGCGGGTGCCTATCGTCATTATCAATGTCCGCAATCGCGTACCTTATTTTTGGGCGACGCGCCGCAAAAATATCTTGATGCCGAAAAGGCGGTTTTAGAAGCCGTGGAAGCAGGACTTGAACAAGCAAAGCCCGGCAATCGCTGCGAAGATATTGCCAACGCTTTTAATGCGACATTGAACAAGCTTGGCTTTGAAAAAGATAGCCGCTGCGGTTATGCAATTGGGCTTTCTTACCCGCCAGACTGGGGCGAGCGTACCATGTCATTTAGACGCGGCGATCAGTCTATTTTGCAAGCTGGTATGACCTTCCACTTCATGCCTGCCTTATGGCTGGATGATGGTGGGTTAGAAATTACCGAACCGCTTTTGATTACGGAAAACGGTTATGAATGCCTATGCAACACACCGCGCGAAATGACGATAAAACGCTAG
- a CDS encoding aromatic ring-hydroxylating dioxygenase subunit alpha, protein MSNSANLLERQNGDAPFTADPSVSYTMPARFYVSADIYDMEKEAIFYKTWHYAGHVSQVAEKRSYFTTKIHEQNVFVTRGQDDEIRAFYNVCAHRGHELLQSAGRKSVITCPYHAWAFDFEGNLVNARNSENVAGFNKCDFSLKPVRMEIFCGMIMINLDPDATPFAEQFDGLEDEIRQYMPSVDTLEFAQRDTFDVASNWKVLVDNFLECYHCAPAHKDFVDLVDMDSYRTITHKRYSSQCAAAPRTTTSKAFSFEKGDVDFGYAGFFVWPNFTIWIYPGEANLSVLQMNPTAPTQTLEYQDWFTKGGKLSPQLKEAADYQKDILQPEDIGLCESVQRGLSSKAYNQGRFIVDHGKTELSEHAVHHFQSMVVDALGAKLD, encoded by the coding sequence ATGAGTAATTCGGCAAATTTGCTGGAACGGCAAAATGGCGATGCGCCATTTACTGCCGACCCGTCTGTTTCCTACACCATGCCAGCGCGATTTTATGTAAGTGCTGATATCTACGACATGGAGAAAGAAGCGATCTTCTATAAGACGTGGCACTATGCAGGTCACGTCAGCCAAGTTGCTGAAAAGCGCTCTTATTTCACCACAAAAATTCATGAGCAAAATGTCTTTGTCACCCGCGGACAGGATGATGAAATCCGTGCGTTTTATAATGTCTGTGCTCACCGCGGGCATGAACTTCTTCAAAGCGCTGGCCGTAAATCCGTGATCACATGCCCTTATCATGCATGGGCTTTTGATTTTGAGGGCAATCTTGTTAATGCGCGAAACTCTGAAAATGTTGCAGGCTTTAACAAATGTGACTTCTCGCTGAAACCTGTTCGTATGGAAATTTTCTGCGGCATGATCATGATCAACCTTGATCCTGACGCGACACCATTCGCAGAGCAATTTGATGGCCTTGAAGATGAGATCCGTCAGTATATGCCCTCAGTTGATACGCTGGAATTTGCCCAGCGCGACACGTTTGATGTGGCGTCAAACTGGAAGGTGCTCGTTGATAATTTCCTAGAGTGCTACCACTGCGCACCTGCCCATAAAGATTTTGTCGATTTGGTCGATATGGATTCTTATCGCACCATCACCCATAAGCGTTATTCGTCGCAATGCGCGGCGGCACCCAGAACAACCACGTCTAAGGCGTTTAGTTTTGAAAAGGGTGATGTTGATTTTGGGTATGCTGGTTTCTTCGTGTGGCCAAATTTCACGATATGGATTTACCCAGGCGAGGCCAATTTATCGGTTCTGCAAATGAACCCAACAGCACCCACCCAAACCCTTGAATATCAAGACTGGTTCACAAAAGGCGGGAAGCTTTCGCCGCAGTTGAAGGAAGCCGCAGATTATCAAAAAGACATTTTGCAGCCGGAAGACATTGGCCTTTGCGAAAGTGTTCAGCGTGGGCTTTCATCAAAGGCCTATAACCAAGGCCGTTTTATCGTTGACCATGGCAAGACGGAACTTTCAGAACATGCAGTCCATCACTTTCAATCCATGGTGGTCGATGCGCTGGGCGCGAAACTGGATTAG
- a CDS encoding Fur family transcriptional regulator encodes MGHSHGNSRPLTDKQKIVLDALMKSDVPLSAYALLDQLRDDGFRAPLQVYRALEKLTEGDYVHRLESLNAFVACRHSGCDEDAPHTVLFAICEQCGRVQEETGPNLFATLSTLADRANFTFNSSVIELKGLCADCKTS; translated from the coding sequence ATGGGTCATTCGCACGGAAATAGCCGTCCTCTTACAGATAAGCAGAAAATTGTTTTGGATGCTTTGATGAAGTCAGACGTGCCGCTCAGTGCTTATGCTTTGCTCGATCAACTGCGTGATGATGGCTTTCGTGCGCCATTGCAGGTTTATCGTGCCTTGGAAAAACTGACAGAAGGCGACTATGTCCATCGTCTTGAAAGCCTCAACGCCTTTGTTGCTTGTCGTCATTCAGGCTGTGATGAGGATGCACCGCATACTGTTCTGTTTGCTATTTGCGAACAATGCGGTCGGGTGCAGGAAGAAACGGGTCCCAACTTGTTTGCAACCCTTTCGACTCTTGCTGATCGGGCTAATTTCACTTTCAACAGTTCCGTGATTGAGCTTAAAGGGCTCTGTGCGGATTGTAAGACTTCATAA
- a CDS encoding metal ABC transporter permease, producing the protein MLDDFFIRALLAGIGVALVAGPLGCFVVWRRMAYFGDTLSHAALLGVALALLFEVNVTLAVFVVSVGVSMSLLLLQKRAPLSADALLGLLSHSALALGLVLLAFLTWLRFDLMGLLFGDILSVSKMDVGIIWAGGAAVLVILAKIWRPLFAGTVNRELAVAEGMPYERANIIFMLLLAAVIAISIKIVGVLLITAMLIIPAAAARRFALGPEQMVIIAMIIGALSVIAGLYGSWEWDTPTGPSIVVASLLGFIIAMTPFANIMKKKNHVAKTKSTGVK; encoded by the coding sequence ATGCTTGACGATTTTTTCATCCGCGCTTTGCTCGCAGGTATTGGTGTTGCTTTGGTGGCTGGCCCGCTTGGGTGTTTTGTGGTGTGGCGACGTATGGCCTATTTTGGCGATACGCTTTCTCATGCAGCCTTGTTAGGTGTCGCCTTAGCCTTGTTGTTTGAAGTGAACGTAACGCTTGCTGTGTTCGTTGTTTCTGTTGGCGTTTCGATGTCGTTGCTGCTTCTTCAAAAGCGCGCCCCGCTATCTGCGGATGCTTTGCTAGGGCTGTTGTCTCATTCGGCTCTGGCTCTCGGGCTGGTCTTACTCGCCTTTTTAACATGGCTACGATTTGATTTGATGGGGTTGTTGTTTGGCGACATTCTTTCCGTTTCCAAAATGGATGTAGGCATCATCTGGGCGGGCGGTGCTGCGGTGCTTGTCATCTTAGCTAAGATTTGGCGGCCACTCTTTGCAGGCACTGTCAACCGAGAACTCGCCGTTGCCGAAGGCATGCCTTACGAGCGAGCGAATATTATCTTCATGCTGCTTCTTGCCGCCGTCATCGCCATATCAATCAAGATTGTTGGTGTGCTGCTCATAACCGCCATGCTGATTATACCAGCCGCCGCCGCCAGACGTTTCGCGCTTGGTCCTGAACAAATGGTGATAATTGCCATGATTATTGGCGCTTTGTCAGTCATTGCGGGGCTTTATGGCTCTTGGGAATGGGATACACCGACCGGCCCAAGCATTGTTGTCGCAAGCTTGCTAGGGTTCATCATTGCCATGACGCCATTTGCTAATATTATGAAAAAAAAGAATCATGTGGCAAAGACCAAAAGCACGGGAGTTAAATAA
- a CDS encoding metal ABC transporter ATP-binding protein yields the protein MSQTNQPLIALTNAGVFRDDRWLVRGVDLHVDAGEIVTLIGPNGSGKSTTAKIALEITKPDEGRVEKRKNLRVSYVPQKVAIDWTLPLTVKRFMTLTGSVPASEVASAMEATGVSHLADHEVRTLSGGEFQRVLLARAMARKPELLVLDEPVQGVDFSGEIALYDLIKKIRDDLQCGVLLISHDLHVVMAATDRVLCLNGHVCCSGTPKSVASSAEYQALFGARATSTLAVYEHHHDHTHLPDGRVEHADGTISDTCDHDRSHSKQGSETAEEASNA from the coding sequence ATGTCTCAAACTAATCAACCTCTCATCGCACTCACTAATGCGGGAGTTTTTAGAGATGACCGCTGGCTCGTGCGAGGTGTTGACCTGCACGTTGACGCTGGCGAAATAGTGACGCTTATCGGCCCCAATGGCTCCGGTAAATCAACCACTGCAAAAATTGCGTTAGAGATTACGAAGCCAGATGAAGGTCGCGTAGAAAAACGTAAAAACCTGCGGGTGTCCTATGTGCCGCAAAAAGTGGCCATTGATTGGACGCTGCCTTTAACTGTTAAACGATTCATGACGTTAACGGGCAGCGTGCCCGCGTCGGAAGTTGCTTCAGCAATGGAGGCAACAGGTGTTTCTCATTTGGCAGATCACGAAGTGCGCACCTTATCTGGTGGCGAATTTCAGCGGGTTTTGTTAGCGCGAGCGATGGCGCGAAAGCCTGAGTTGCTGGTGCTTGATGAGCCTGTGCAAGGTGTCGATTTCAGCGGTGAGATTGCGCTTTATGATTTGATCAAGAAAATCCGCGATGACCTGCAATGCGGTGTCCTCTTAATTTCTCACGATTTACATGTGGTGATGGCTGCAACAGACCGTGTTTTATGTTTGAACGGCCATGTGTGTTGCTCAGGCACGCCGAAAAGCGTTGCCTCTAGTGCAGAATACCAAGCCTTGTTTGGTGCACGCGCAACCTCAACACTTGCTGTTTACGAACATCACCACGATCACACTCACTTGCCAGATGGTCGGGTGGAGCACGCAGACGGCACGATCAGCGATACATGCGATCATGATCGCAGTCATTCTAAGCAAGGTTCAGAAACAGCTGAGGAGGCGTCCAATGCTTGA